In the Corynebacterium suedekumii genome, one interval contains:
- a CDS encoding NADP-dependent isocitrate dehydrogenase: MAKIIWTRTDEAPLLATYSFKPVVEAFAGTAGIDVETRDISLAGRILAQFPDRLSDEQRMDDALAELGDLAKTPEANIIKLPNISASVPQLKAAIKELQAQGYDLPDYPENPETDEDKDVRRRYDAVKGSAVNPVLREGNSDRRAPEAVKNFVKKHPHRMGEWSADSKTNVATMDADDFRHNEKSVIMPADDTLTFQLVDADGNATKLRDDLKVLEGEVIDGTVMRAAALQSFLTDQVKRAEDEGILFSVHLKATMMKVSDPIIFGYVVRTFFADVFDKYGEQLMAAGLNGENGLAAIYSGLDELENGAEIREAFDVELAAGPDLAMVNSDKGITNLHVPSDVIVDASMPAMIRTSGQMWNKDDKTQDTLAVIPDSSYAGIYQAVIDDCKANGAYDPTTMGTVPNVGLMAQKAEEYGSHDKTFKIETDGTVQVLNSAGDVIIEHEVSAGDIWRACQTKDAPIQDWVKLAVDRARISGMPAIFWLDSERAHDRNLIELVNKYLADHDTDGLDIQILSPVEATKVSIERIRRGEDTISVTGNVLRDYNTDLFPILELGTSAKMLSVVPLMAGGGLFETGAGGSAPKHVQQVQEENHLRWDSLGEFLALAESLRHVSRTEDNAKAAVLASALDKATEKLLGEGKSPSRKVGEIDNRGSHFYLASYWAEELAAQTEDAELAEVFGPIAEALAADAAEIDKELIDNQGQPVDLGGYYQPNDDKTSEVMRPSSKFNEIIDGLKK; the protein is encoded by the coding sequence ATGGCAAAGATCATCTGGACCCGTACTGACGAGGCACCGCTGCTCGCGACCTACTCGTTCAAGCCGGTCGTCGAGGCATTCGCCGGCACCGCCGGAATTGATGTCGAGACCCGCGACATCTCCCTCGCCGGGCGCATCCTCGCCCAGTTCCCGGACCGCCTGAGCGATGAGCAGCGCATGGATGACGCCCTCGCCGAGCTCGGTGACCTGGCCAAGACCCCGGAAGCCAACATCATCAAGCTGCCGAACATCTCCGCATCGGTACCGCAGCTCAAGGCCGCCATCAAGGAACTGCAGGCACAGGGCTATGACCTGCCGGACTACCCGGAGAACCCGGAGACCGACGAGGACAAGGACGTCCGCAGGCGCTACGACGCCGTCAAGGGCTCCGCCGTCAACCCGGTGCTGCGTGAGGGCAACTCCGACCGCCGTGCGCCGGAGGCCGTGAAGAACTTCGTGAAGAAGCACCCGCACCGCATGGGCGAGTGGTCGGCCGACTCCAAGACCAACGTCGCCACCATGGACGCCGACGACTTCCGCCACAACGAGAAGTCCGTCATCATGCCGGCCGACGACACCCTCACCTTCCAGCTGGTCGACGCCGACGGCAACGCCACCAAGCTCCGCGACGACCTCAAGGTCCTCGAGGGCGAGGTCATCGACGGCACCGTCATGCGCGCCGCCGCCCTGCAGTCCTTCCTCACCGACCAGGTCAAGCGCGCCGAGGACGAGGGCATCCTCTTCTCCGTGCACCTCAAGGCCACCATGATGAAGGTCTCCGACCCGATCATCTTCGGCTACGTCGTGCGCACCTTCTTCGCCGACGTCTTCGACAAGTACGGCGAGCAGCTCATGGCCGCCGGCCTCAACGGCGAGAACGGCCTGGCCGCCATCTACTCCGGCCTCGACGAGCTGGAGAACGGAGCCGAGATCCGCGAGGCGTTCGACGTCGAGCTGGCCGCCGGCCCGGACCTGGCCATGGTCAACTCCGACAAGGGCATCACCAACCTGCACGTGCCCTCCGACGTCATCGTCGACGCCTCCATGCCGGCCATGATCCGCACCTCCGGCCAGATGTGGAACAAGGACGACAAGACCCAGGACACCCTGGCCGTCATCCCGGACTCCTCCTACGCCGGCATCTACCAGGCCGTCATCGACGACTGCAAGGCCAACGGCGCCTACGACCCGACCACCATGGGCACCGTCCCCAACGTCGGCCTCATGGCCCAGAAGGCCGAGGAGTACGGTTCCCACGACAAGACCTTCAAGATCGAGACCGACGGCACCGTCCAGGTCCTCAACTCCGCCGGTGACGTCATCATCGAGCACGAGGTCTCCGCCGGTGACATCTGGCGCGCCTGCCAGACCAAGGACGCCCCGATCCAGGACTGGGTCAAGCTCGCCGTCGACCGGGCCCGCATCTCCGGCATGCCCGCCATCTTCTGGCTCGACTCCGAGCGCGCCCACGACCGCAACCTCATCGAGCTGGTGAACAAGTACCTCGCCGACCACGACACCGACGGCCTGGACATCCAGATCCTCTCCCCCGTCGAAGCCACCAAGGTCTCCATCGAGCGCATCCGCCGCGGCGAGGACACCATCTCCGTGACCGGCAACGTGCTCCGTGACTACAACACGGACCTGTTCCCGATCCTCGAGCTGGGCACCTCCGCCAAGATGCTCTCCGTCGTCCCGCTCATGGCCGGTGGCGGCCTGTTCGAGACCGGTGCCGGCGGCTCCGCCCCGAAGCACGTCCAGCAGGTCCAGGAGGAGAACCACCTGCGCTGGGACTCCCTCGGCGAGTTCCTCGCCCTGGCCGAGTCCCTGCGCCACGTCTCCCGCACCGAGGACAACGCCAAGGCCGCCGTCCTCGCCTCCGCGCTGGACAAGGCCACCGAGAAGCTGCTGGGTGAGGGCAAGTCCCCGTCCCGCAAGGTCGGCGAGATCGACAACCGCGGCTCCCACTTCTACCTGGCCTCCTACTGGGCCGAGGAGCTGGCCGCCCAGACCGAGGACGCCGAGCTGGCCGAGGTCTTCGGTCCGATCGCCGAGGCACTGGCCGCCGACGCCGCCGAGATCGACAAGGAGCTCATCGACAACCAGGGTCAGCCCGTCGACCTGGGCGGCTACTACCAGCCCAACGACGACAAGACCTCCGAGGTCATGCGCCCGTCGAGCAAGTTCAACGAGATCATCGACGGTCTGAAGAAGTAA
- a CDS encoding siderophore-interacting protein translates to MTFRPFRARVHATQRLSPHFLRITLTGEDLRGFRPVGPVLDLRIKLIIPGSSGILPQLDADPDWFTTWSGLPEDERGHMRTYSVRALSTVDGQTRLVVDFALHLGDGDTGPAARWARDARPGDEITVIGPTAGAPAGAGVEFAPGEASDIVLLGDETAAPAIARILEDLPATARGRALIEVPTRADVLAVDSPAGFAVSWLPRHGGEHGHALLSRLGLAPGGEGTDDASAAQALVWETPGFSAAGEPVDVDTRGADGTYWWIAGESGMVTALRRHLVKERGVARSQVAFMGYWKRGVAMRG, encoded by the coding sequence ATGACCTTCCGTCCCTTCCGTGCCCGCGTCCACGCCACGCAGCGCCTGAGCCCCCACTTCCTCCGCATCACCCTCACCGGTGAGGACCTCCGCGGGTTCCGGCCCGTCGGACCCGTCCTTGACCTGCGGATCAAGCTCATCATCCCCGGTTCATCGGGCATCCTCCCGCAGCTGGACGCCGACCCCGACTGGTTCACCACCTGGTCCGGGTTGCCCGAGGACGAGCGCGGCCACATGCGCACCTACTCCGTGCGCGCCCTGTCCACCGTCGACGGGCAGACCCGCCTGGTCGTCGACTTCGCCCTCCACCTCGGTGACGGAGACACCGGGCCGGCGGCCCGGTGGGCGAGGGACGCACGCCCGGGGGACGAGATCACCGTCATCGGCCCGACCGCCGGTGCCCCGGCGGGGGCGGGGGTCGAGTTCGCCCCGGGTGAGGCGTCGGACATCGTACTGCTCGGCGATGAGACCGCCGCCCCCGCCATCGCCCGGATCCTCGAGGACCTGCCCGCCACCGCCCGCGGTCGGGCTCTCATCGAGGTCCCCACCCGGGCCGATGTGCTGGCCGTCGACAGCCCTGCGGGATTCGCCGTCTCCTGGCTACCCCGGCACGGCGGCGAGCACGGACATGCCCTGCTGTCCCGTCTCGGCCTGGCTCCGGGCGGGGAGGGCACGGACGATGCGTCCGCGGCTCAGGCGCTGGTGTGGGAGACGCCGGGGTTCTCCGCGGCGGGTGAGCCGGTCGACGTCGATACGCGGGGAGCGGACGGAACCTACTGGTGGATCGCGGGGGAGTCCGGCATGGTGACGGCGCTGCGGCGCCACCTAGTCAAGGAAAGAGGCGTCGCGCGGTCGCAGGTGGCGTTCATGGGGTACTGGAAACGCGGCGTGGCCATGCGCGGGTGA
- a CDS encoding ABC transporter ATP-binding protein: MTTTHSLTARRLSLSYGDRQVLSGVDVDILPGAVTAVIGGNGCGKSTLLRALTRLLRPTTGQVLLDALPLTDLPARQVARTLGLLPQSPTAPDGITVADLVGRGRTPHQGIFGQWSTHDHEIVARALSATGIADLAERSIDELSGGQRQRVWIAMALAQDTDILLLDEPTTFLDLPHQLEILDLLRDLNTARGTTIVMVLHDLNLAARYCDRLIALRDGRVAVAGTPDQVVTPAIIREVFDLESHVMPDPVSGAPMVMPIGRHRVLHRTES; encoded by the coding sequence ATGACCACCACCCACTCCCTCACCGCCCGCCGGCTGAGCCTGTCCTACGGCGACCGCCAGGTCCTCTCGGGCGTCGACGTGGACATCCTCCCCGGCGCGGTCACCGCCGTCATCGGCGGCAACGGCTGCGGCAAATCCACCCTCCTGCGCGCTCTCACCCGGCTCCTGCGGCCGACCACCGGGCAGGTGCTTCTCGACGCCCTCCCCCTCACCGATCTGCCCGCCCGTCAGGTCGCCCGCACCCTGGGACTGCTGCCGCAGTCCCCCACCGCCCCCGACGGCATCACGGTCGCCGACCTGGTCGGACGGGGCCGCACACCCCACCAGGGAATCTTCGGCCAGTGGTCCACCCACGACCACGAGATCGTCGCCCGCGCACTGTCCGCCACCGGGATCGCCGACCTGGCCGAACGCAGCATCGACGAACTCTCCGGCGGACAACGCCAGCGGGTGTGGATCGCCATGGCTCTGGCCCAGGACACCGACATCCTCCTGCTCGACGAGCCGACGACCTTCCTCGACCTCCCCCACCAGCTGGAGATCCTCGACCTCCTGCGGGACCTCAACACCGCCCGCGGCACCACCATCGTCATGGTCCTCCATGACCTCAACCTCGCCGCCCGCTACTGCGACCGGCTCATCGCGCTGCGCGACGGCCGTGTCGCCGTCGCGGGCACCCCCGACCAGGTGGTCACCCCCGCCATCATCCGGGAGGTCTTCGACCTCGAGTCCCACGTCATGCCCGACCCCGTCTCCGGGGCCCCGATGGTCATGCCCATCGGCCGCCACCGGGTCCTCCACCGCACCGAGAGCTGA
- a CDS encoding FecCD family ABC transporter permease gives MTTTLPYALATGRSRRRAARHHRLLALTAVLAALVAVALMVGETFYTPVEVARVIAGQSVPGASYTVGELRLPRTALAVLAGCAFGVSGVVFQTLLRNQLASPDIIGISSGAGAAGVVGIVFLHLGQAAVSGLALGAGLAVAGAIYLLSVRQGFGGTRLILVGIGVAALLQSVVTYSLSRAAAWDLPTATRWLTGSLNAASWPWVAPVAVVVTATVPAILLLDHRLAVLRLGDDLATGLGVPVRTVRISVIVAAVALIAVATAACGPIAFVAFMSGPIATRLIGPGGSPVLAAGLVGALLVLGADLLGQFALDTRYPVGVITGLLGAPYLILLLIRSRRIGAVS, from the coding sequence GTGACCACCACCCTCCCCTACGCTCTCGCCACCGGTCGATCCCGTCGCCGGGCCGCTCGTCACCACCGGTTACTCGCTCTCACCGCGGTCCTCGCCGCCCTGGTCGCCGTCGCCCTCATGGTCGGTGAGACCTTCTACACCCCGGTCGAGGTGGCCCGGGTCATCGCCGGACAATCCGTGCCCGGCGCGTCCTACACCGTCGGCGAGCTGCGCCTGCCCCGCACCGCCCTCGCGGTCCTGGCCGGCTGCGCCTTCGGCGTCTCCGGCGTCGTCTTCCAGACCCTGCTGCGCAACCAGCTGGCCTCGCCGGACATCATCGGGATCTCCTCCGGTGCCGGGGCAGCCGGGGTGGTGGGCATCGTGTTCCTCCATCTGGGCCAGGCGGCGGTCTCCGGCCTCGCCCTCGGGGCGGGCCTGGCCGTCGCCGGCGCCATCTACCTCCTGTCCGTCCGGCAGGGGTTCGGTGGCACCCGGCTCATCCTCGTCGGCATCGGCGTCGCCGCCCTTCTGCAGTCGGTGGTGACCTACTCCCTGTCCCGGGCCGCGGCGTGGGACCTTCCCACCGCCACCCGCTGGCTCACCGGATCCCTCAACGCCGCGAGCTGGCCGTGGGTGGCGCCAGTGGCCGTCGTCGTGACGGCCACGGTGCCGGCGATCCTGCTCCTCGACCACCGCCTGGCCGTCCTGCGCCTGGGCGACGACCTCGCCACCGGCCTGGGGGTGCCCGTCCGCACCGTCCGGATCTCCGTCATCGTCGCCGCGGTGGCCCTCATCGCCGTCGCCACCGCCGCCTGCGGGCCGATCGCGTTCGTCGCCTTCATGTCCGGCCCCATCGCCACCCGGCTCATCGGCCCCGGTGGTTCCCCGGTCCTCGCGGCCGGCCTCGTCGGCGCCCTGCTCGTCCTAGGCGCCGATCTGCTCGGCCAGTTCGCCCTGGACACCCGCTATCCCGTCGGGGTCATCACCGGCCTGCTCGGCGCGCCCTACCTCATCCTCCTGCTCATCCGCTCCCGACGAATCGGAGCTGTCTCATGA
- a CDS encoding FecCD family ABC transporter permease, with product MTRPPRTLTTAALLAALTLVTVASVAFGARDIAVTDALAALTGHSGTIDQAAATQRLPRTVLAVAVGAALAVAGTTMQAITRNPLADPGLFGVLSGAALAVVVGIAFFGLDNRVSTFIVAILGSAGAALFVYVIGCLGTSGGLRGGGPSPLTLALAGAATAAAAGSLVSAVLLPRVEVMDTFRFWQIGDVGGATFDHLALGVPFLLTGGLLCWASAGGLNALTLGDDVATGLGSSPGTTRLFAGAGAVILCGSATALAGPIGFVGLIVPHLCRLVVGTDHRWLIPTTAVTGAVLLVGADTLGRVIARPSEIAVAVLTPALGAPLFIWIVRRQKVREL from the coding sequence CTGACCCGCCCACCACGCACCCTGACCACGGCTGCCCTGCTCGCTGCCCTCACCCTCGTCACGGTTGCCTCCGTCGCCTTCGGCGCCCGCGACATCGCCGTCACCGACGCCCTCGCGGCCCTCACCGGCCATTCCGGGACCATCGACCAGGCCGCCGCAACCCAACGCCTGCCGCGGACCGTGCTGGCCGTGGCCGTCGGGGCCGCGCTCGCGGTGGCGGGCACGACGATGCAGGCCATCACCCGCAACCCGCTGGCCGACCCGGGCTTATTCGGGGTCCTGTCCGGCGCGGCGCTGGCGGTGGTCGTCGGCATCGCGTTCTTCGGCCTGGACAACCGGGTGAGCACGTTCATCGTGGCCATCCTCGGATCGGCGGGGGCCGCCCTGTTCGTCTACGTCATCGGGTGCCTGGGAACGTCCGGTGGACTGCGGGGCGGCGGTCCGTCGCCACTCACCCTGGCCCTGGCGGGCGCGGCCACCGCGGCTGCGGCAGGCTCGCTCGTCAGCGCCGTCCTGCTGCCCCGGGTCGAGGTCATGGACACCTTCCGTTTCTGGCAGATCGGCGACGTCGGAGGCGCCACCTTCGACCACCTGGCCCTCGGGGTGCCGTTCCTGCTCACCGGCGGCCTGCTGTGCTGGGCCAGCGCGGGTGGCCTCAACGCCCTCACACTCGGCGACGACGTCGCCACCGGCCTGGGTTCCTCTCCCGGCACCACCCGGCTGTTCGCCGGCGCGGGGGCGGTCATCCTCTGCGGGTCGGCCACCGCCCTCGCCGGCCCCATCGGTTTCGTCGGACTCATCGTTCCGCACCTGTGCCGGCTGGTGGTGGGCACCGACCACCGCTGGCTCATCCCCACCACCGCAGTCACCGGGGCGGTGCTGCTCGTCGGGGCCGACACCCTCGGCCGGGTCATTGCCCGCCCCAGCGAGATCGCCGTGGCCGTTCTCACCCCGGCGCTCGGCGCGCCGCTGTTCATCTGGATCGTCCGTCGGCAGAAGGTTCGTGAATTGTGA
- a CDS encoding iron-siderophore ABC transporter substrate-binding protein, translating into MPSRPRLPRSLPAAVLTAALATASLTACATDDDGPGTAGAAGSDGQTAPAAGFPVTVTHAFGQTTVEDSPEQVATVGWANHEVPLALGVVPVGMSKATWGDDDGDGVLPWVEDTLAELGADTPVLFDETDAIPFEQIADTRPDVILAAYSGITQDDYDKLSKIAPVVAYPGIPWGTSLSDMVTLDAAGLGKDAEAEDLNASLDAEVTAALDEFPELKDTNVLFTSFGGQNDLSTIGFYGTKDPRAGFLAEAGIGVPEVVQEERGQAESFWIERSAEDVESFGDVDLIVSYGSDDPAENAATLAELQAHPLMGKIPAIRDGHVAFLGTGPLSATANPSPLSIPWGVRDYFALLADSLR; encoded by the coding sequence ATGCCCTCCCGTCCCCGCCTGCCCCGGTCCCTGCCGGCCGCCGTGCTCACCGCCGCGCTCGCCACCGCGTCCCTCACCGCCTGCGCCACCGACGACGACGGCCCCGGAACGGCCGGGGCCGCCGGATCCGACGGGCAGACCGCCCCCGCCGCGGGTTTCCCCGTCACCGTCACCCACGCTTTCGGCCAGACCACCGTCGAGGACTCCCCGGAGCAGGTGGCCACCGTCGGCTGGGCCAACCACGAGGTCCCCCTCGCCCTGGGCGTGGTACCCGTCGGCATGTCGAAGGCAACCTGGGGCGACGATGACGGCGACGGTGTCCTCCCCTGGGTCGAGGACACTCTCGCCGAACTCGGGGCCGACACCCCGGTCCTGTTCGACGAGACCGACGCCATCCCCTTCGAGCAGATCGCCGACACCCGCCCCGACGTCATCCTCGCCGCCTACTCCGGCATCACCCAAGACGACTACGACAAGCTGAGCAAGATCGCCCCCGTCGTCGCCTACCCGGGCATCCCCTGGGGAACCTCGCTGTCGGACATGGTCACCCTCGACGCAGCCGGGCTGGGCAAGGACGCGGAGGCTGAGGACCTCAACGCCTCCCTCGACGCCGAGGTCACCGCCGCCCTCGACGAGTTTCCGGAGCTCAAGGACACCAATGTCCTGTTCACCTCCTTCGGTGGCCAGAACGACCTGTCCACCATCGGCTTCTACGGCACGAAGGACCCCCGGGCCGGCTTCCTCGCCGAGGCCGGGATCGGCGTGCCGGAGGTGGTTCAGGAGGAGAGAGGGCAGGCCGAGAGCTTCTGGATCGAGCGCTCCGCCGAGGATGTCGAGTCCTTCGGCGACGTCGACCTCATCGTCTCCTACGGCTCCGACGACCCCGCCGAGAACGCGGCCACCCTCGCCGAGCTGCAGGCCCACCCACTCATGGGGAAGATCCCCGCCATCCGCGACGGGCACGTCGCCTTCCTCGGCACCGGCCCGCTGTCCGCGACGGCCAACCCCTCCCCGCTGTCCATCCCCTGGGGTGTGCGCGACTACTTCGCTCTGCTGGCTGACTCCCTGAGGTGA
- a CDS encoding MFS transporter: protein MNHPDRPQVGPTPGRRVVCSAVPRLRFIPTASLPARPPLPRQTEISEPRRIIVMIALALGGFAIGTSEFVSMGLLPLIADDFGIAENQAGHVISAYALGVVVGAPLITALTGLVPRRRLLLILMAAFTLGHVLAAMSDSYLTLLAARFIAGLPHGAYFSVAGLSAASMAPPGQRGRALAFVGMGLSVATVAGVPAAQALGQAFGWAAAYVLVAVLAAITVTALWFLMPHMTQMPATSVRTELGALTRLQVWLTLAIGTVGFGGMFAVYTYIAWTMTERAGMDDRWLWAVLMAYGVGSVAGNWFGGRLADRNLDRGILFSLVMIAVVLVAFFATSQWVLPGALTFAFIGFFGASLVPSLQLRLMEVAGDAQTLAASLNHSALNLANASGAALGGAVIAAGLGYAAPALAGAGLAVTAILIWFPAARLR from the coding sequence ATGAATCACCCCGACCGCCCGCAGGTCGGCCCCACTCCGGGTCGGCGGGTAGTCTGTTCCGCCGTGCCACGCCTGCGTTTCATCCCCACCGCGTCCCTGCCCGCCCGACCGCCGCTGCCCCGGCAGACCGAGATCTCCGAGCCCCGCCGCATCATCGTCATGATCGCCCTGGCGCTGGGCGGTTTCGCCATCGGCACCTCCGAGTTCGTGTCCATGGGCCTGCTGCCGCTCATCGCCGACGACTTCGGCATCGCCGAGAACCAGGCCGGCCACGTCATCTCCGCCTACGCGCTCGGCGTCGTGGTCGGCGCGCCGCTGATCACGGCGCTGACCGGGCTCGTGCCGCGCCGGCGGCTGCTGCTCATCCTCATGGCCGCGTTCACCCTCGGCCACGTGCTCGCCGCGATGTCGGACAGCTACCTCACCCTGCTGGCGGCCCGCTTCATCGCGGGCCTGCCGCACGGGGCGTACTTCTCGGTCGCCGGGCTCTCGGCGGCGTCGATGGCCCCGCCGGGGCAGCGGGGCCGGGCGCTGGCGTTCGTCGGCATGGGCCTGTCGGTGGCCACGGTCGCCGGCGTGCCCGCCGCCCAGGCGCTGGGGCAGGCGTTCGGCTGGGCCGCGGCCTATGTTCTGGTCGCGGTGCTCGCCGCGATCACCGTCACCGCGCTGTGGTTCCTCATGCCGCACATGACTCAGATGCCGGCGACGTCGGTACGCACGGAACTCGGTGCCCTTACCCGGCTGCAGGTGTGGCTGACCCTGGCCATCGGCACCGTCGGTTTCGGCGGTATGTTCGCCGTCTACACCTACATCGCGTGGACCATGACCGAGCGCGCCGGGATGGACGATCGCTGGCTGTGGGCCGTGCTCATGGCCTACGGCGTCGGCAGCGTGGCGGGCAACTGGTTCGGCGGCCGGCTGGCCGACCGCAACCTCGACCGCGGCATCCTCTTCTCCCTGGTGATGATCGCCGTGGTGCTGGTGGCCTTCTTCGCCACTTCGCAGTGGGTGCTGCCGGGCGCCCTCACCTTCGCGTTCATCGGCTTCTTCGGCGCCAGCCTCGTGCCCAGCCTGCAGCTGCGCCTCATGGAGGTCGCCGGGGACGCCCAGACGCTGGCCGCCTCCCTCAACCACTCGGCCCTCAATCTGGCCAACGCCTCCGGCGCGGCGCTTGGTGGGGCGGTCATCGCCGCCGGCCTCGGCTACGCGGCCCCCGCCCTCGCGGGCGCCGGCCTGGCGGTGACGGCCATCCTCATCTGGTTCCCGGCCGCCCGACTAAGGTGA
- a CDS encoding exodeoxyribonuclease III, producing the protein MSLTITSVNVNGIRAAVKKRNEDNPGMHAWLEETDAEVVLLQEVRATVDESVKALQPALDAGWHYVGAPAAAKGRAGVGILSRAPLDDVRVGFGSFPDSGRWLEGTYEGVRVASLYLPSGSAGTEKQDEKYRFLDEFSDILDQRADEFGDMVIGGDWNICHRREDLKNWKTNQKKSGFLPDERAFMDSVFGAFPEETSQEKPGLGEYFGVVDYEGRTVRTAATQPRWFDVARRLQPEGDGPYTWWTFRGQAFNNNAGWRIDYQAATASMLERAERSWVDRAPTVETRWSDHSPLNVTYR; encoded by the coding sequence ATGAGTCTGACCATCACCTCCGTCAACGTCAACGGCATCCGTGCCGCCGTCAAGAAGCGCAACGAGGACAACCCGGGCATGCACGCCTGGCTCGAGGAGACCGACGCCGAGGTGGTCCTCCTGCAGGAGGTCCGCGCCACCGTCGACGAATCCGTCAAGGCCCTCCAGCCGGCCCTCGACGCCGGCTGGCACTACGTCGGCGCCCCTGCGGCGGCGAAGGGCCGCGCCGGGGTGGGCATTCTCTCCCGGGCACCGCTTGACGACGTTCGCGTCGGCTTCGGTTCCTTCCCCGATTCCGGCCGCTGGCTCGAGGGCACCTACGAGGGCGTGCGCGTCGCCTCCCTCTACCTGCCCTCCGGCTCCGCGGGCACGGAGAAGCAGGACGAGAAGTACCGCTTCCTCGACGAGTTCAGCGACATCCTCGACCAGCGCGCCGACGAGTTCGGCGACATGGTCATCGGCGGCGACTGGAACATCTGCCACCGACGCGAGGACCTGAAGAACTGGAAGACCAACCAGAAGAAGTCCGGTTTCCTGCCCGACGAGCGCGCCTTCATGGACTCCGTCTTCGGCGCCTTCCCGGAGGAGACCAGCCAGGAGAAGCCGGGCCTGGGTGAGTACTTCGGCGTCGTGGACTACGAGGGCCGCACCGTGCGCACCGCCGCGACGCAGCCCCGCTGGTTCGACGTGGCGCGCAGGCTCCAGCCCGAGGGCGACGGCCCTTACACCTGGTGGACCTTCCGCGGGCAGGCCTTCAACAACAACGCCGGCTGGCGCATCGACTACCAGGCCGCCACCGCGTCCATGCTCGAGCGCGCCGAGCGCTCCTGGGTCGACCGGGCCCCGACCGTGGAGACCCGCTGGTCCGACCACTCGCCGCTCAACGTCACCTACCGGTAG
- a CDS encoding trimeric intracellular cation channel family protein produces MDAIDTAQLLVVTFIIGITAEAITAALAAGRQRMDLFGVLALAALTALGGGTIRDILLDSYPLRWVAEPRYLIIVVVAALVTVALSFLMHYFRRLFLLADAVGLATFSVIGTQVALDLGHGFVIACVAAVVNGVSGGVLRDLISDRVPLVFSRELYASISVLATITYVGLLELGLSENWVIVITLIVAFTVRVIAMYRGWHLPVFDYRGAEQPVDPRLSMSYQYMRRGLRAARRRTHFDITRYRLLDRNRGGQPPEEQSWGPDGETGPR; encoded by the coding sequence ATGGACGCGATCGACACCGCCCAGCTGCTGGTGGTCACCTTCATCATCGGCATCACCGCTGAGGCGATCACCGCGGCGCTGGCCGCCGGCCGTCAGCGGATGGACCTGTTCGGTGTCCTCGCGCTCGCGGCACTCACCGCCCTCGGCGGCGGCACGATCCGCGACATCCTCCTCGACTCCTACCCGCTGAGGTGGGTGGCGGAGCCGCGGTACCTCATCATCGTGGTCGTCGCCGCGCTGGTGACGGTGGCGCTGTCCTTCCTCATGCACTACTTCCGCCGGCTCTTCCTGCTTGCCGACGCCGTCGGCCTAGCCACCTTCTCCGTCATCGGCACCCAGGTGGCCCTCGACCTCGGCCACGGATTCGTCATCGCCTGCGTCGCCGCCGTGGTCAACGGCGTGTCCGGCGGCGTGCTCCGCGACCTCATATCCGACCGGGTCCCCCTGGTGTTCTCCAGGGAGCTCTACGCCTCCATCTCCGTGCTCGCCACCATCACCTACGTCGGCCTGCTGGAACTGGGACTCTCGGAGAACTGGGTCATCGTCATCACCCTCATCGTCGCCTTCACCGTCCGCGTCATCGCCATGTACCGCGGCTGGCACCTGCCGGTGTTCGACTACCGGGGCGCCGAGCAGCCCGTCGATCCCCGACTGAGCATGTCCTACCAGTACATGCGCCGTGGCCTGCGCGCCGCCCGCCGTCGCACCCACTTCGACATCACGCGCTACCGACTGCTCGACCGCAACCGGGGCGGGCAACCCCCTGAGGAGCAGAGCTGGGGGCCGGACGGGGAAACCGGTCCCCGCTGA